From one Clostridium cylindrosporum DSM 605 genomic stretch:
- a CDS encoding CynX/NimT family MFS transporter, with protein sequence MKNKKQVLIILGIIFTSINLRPAIASVGPLANLISKDLMISHSIMGLITTIPIIAFAICSPFVPKLISKLGPGITMLSGLISIFVGILIRSYTGLIGVFIGTILIGLGIGIGNVLLPSLIKLRFPDKVGVMTSIYTTSMAGFAAVALGFSVPLATELNLGWRNSLGFWAMLAFIGIIAWMPQVFYKNNVAVDAKKVSENLKNTPSMWKSSLAWKVTLYFGVQAILFYCILAWMPSILQSHGISPKNSGYIALFLQLITTATSLIIPVIGRHFKDQRVIAVIFSSMYLLGTILFLFSNYKPILFISIVLIGIGIGSSLCLAMLFIGLRSSNAKEASELSGMAQCIGHMLAAVGPILIGAIYDFTASWTVPILIFIAFNIALIYFSISAGANKVVFEDEI encoded by the coding sequence ATGAAAAATAAAAAACAAGTATTAATTATTTTAGGAATTATCTTCACTTCTATTAACCTAAGACCAGCCATAGCCTCAGTTGGTCCCCTTGCTAACTTAATTTCTAAGGATCTTATGATTTCACATTCTATTATGGGACTTATTACAACTATACCAATAATAGCATTTGCTATTTGTTCTCCCTTTGTACCTAAATTAATCTCAAAGCTAGGTCCAGGAATAACAATGCTTTCAGGGCTTATTTCTATATTTGTTGGAATTTTAATTCGTTCATATACAGGACTTATAGGTGTTTTTATAGGAACTATTTTGATAGGACTTGGAATTGGGATAGGAAATGTTCTGCTTCCTAGTTTGATAAAACTTAGATTCCCAGATAAGGTAGGGGTAATGACAAGTATTTATACTACATCTATGGCAGGTTTCGCTGCAGTAGCCCTTGGCTTTAGTGTTCCATTAGCTACTGAATTAAACCTTGGTTGGAGAAACTCCCTAGGGTTTTGGGCAATGCTTGCTTTTATTGGTATTATTGCTTGGATGCCACAGGTGTTTTATAAAAACAATGTGGCTGTAGATGCTAAGAAAGTAAGCGAAAACCTTAAGAACACCCCGTCAATGTGGAAATCATCTTTAGCGTGGAAGGTTACCCTTTATTTTGGAGTTCAGGCTATATTGTTCTATTGTATATTAGCTTGGATGCCTTCTATTCTACAAAGCCATGGTATCTCCCCTAAGAATTCAGGCTATATTGCGTTATTTCTTCAATTAATAACAACTGCTACATCACTTATAATTCCTGTTATAGGAAGGCATTTTAAGGATCAAAGAGTTATTGCAGTTATTTTTTCTAGTATGTACTTATTAGGTACAATATTATTTTTGTTTAGTAATTATAAACCAATATTATTTATATCTATTGTACTTATTGGAATAGGAATAGGCTCTAGCCTATGTCTTGCAATGTTATTTATAGGGCTACGTAGCTCAAACGCTAAAGAGGCTTCAGAGCTTTCTGGAATGGCACAATGTATAGGTCATATGCTAGCTGCTGTAGGTCCAATACTCATAGGGGCAATATATGATTTTACTGCATCATGGACAGTACCTATACTAATATTTATAGCATTTAACATAGCTTTAATTTACTTTAGTATTTCCGCTGGAGCTAATAAGGTAGTTTTTGAAGATGAGATTTAA
- a CDS encoding nitroreductase family protein has product MGDYIFNKPITEIIKARTSVRTYNSESLSKDISEKIENYIKEIRNPFNKNLRIKLINMDKLDGKQKLGTYGMIKGAKSFIGITHKEGELAEVALGYEFECLVLYATSLGLGTCWMGGTFNKSQFSKVMELEEGEVFPIVSPIGYKGDSRSVFESIVKFTAKSSKRRDFSEGFFKSNFNMALTKEAAGKYYTPLEMFRLAPSAVNKQPWSN; this is encoded by the coding sequence ATGGGAGATTATATTTTTAATAAGCCAATTACTGAGATAATTAAAGCAAGGACTTCTGTTAGAACTTATAATTCTGAAAGCCTAAGTAAAGATATAAGTGAAAAAATTGAGAATTATATTAAGGAGATTCGTAATCCTTTTAATAAGAACCTTAGAATTAAGTTGATTAACATGGATAAACTTGATGGGAAGCAAAAATTAGGCACCTATGGAATGATTAAAGGAGCGAAGTCATTTATCGGTATCACACATAAAGAAGGGGAACTAGCTGAGGTAGCATTAGGGTATGAGTTTGAATGTTTAGTTCTTTACGCTACATCACTAGGACTTGGAACCTGCTGGATGGGAGGAACCTTTAATAAGAGTCAGTTTAGCAAGGTGATGGAACTTGAAGAAGGTGAGGTTTTCCCTATAGTTTCACCTATAGGTTACAAAGGGGATTCAAGGTCTGTTTTTGAATCTATTGTTAAATTTACTGCTAAGTCTTCTAAGCGTCGTGATTTTTCTGAAGGCTTCTTTAAGAGTAACTTTAATATGGCCCTTACTAAGGAGGCAGCAGGTAAGTACTACACACCACTTGAAATGTTTAGACTTGCACCATCTGCGGTAAATAAACAACCATGGAGCAACTAA
- a CDS encoding heavy-metal-associated domain-containing protein, protein MKKKILIEGMSCGHCVNHVKEALEGISGTSEVEVNLEGKYATLETSADDATIKEVIEEEGYDVVGIE, encoded by the coding sequence ATGAAAAAGAAGATACTAATCGAAGGAATGAGCTGTGGTCACTGCGTAAACCACGTTAAGGAAGCGCTAGAAGGAATAAGCGGAACTTCAGAGGTAGAAGTTAACCTAGAAGGAAAGTATGCAACACTTGAAACTTCAGCAGATGATGCTACTATAAAGGAAGTTATAGAAGAAGAAGGATACGATGTTGTAGGAATAGAATAG
- a CDS encoding RNA-guided endonuclease TnpB family protein, whose product MIIKTIKQHSYKLDSETFKELSFIANQYKNVRNYVYSRYSGIKSILLLAKNRDIRDEWVKFGFAEQWKLPARYWKLALSEAIGNIKSKWSNIKLKVKIQIKKNLNLSNGDKHYINYILKANELYYKVLNNIEFDILKIFQDKKLNYKYLNSLIKRYTRRYKGKIPYSYRGTTFSVDTGLYSYKDGCINITSTKKGKRLPIKLTDKNVYDRTMIVKLFKEKVEIHCPLKIKARKNNNSENVIGIDKGYKYLFAVSSGKFYGEKLNEFLSIETERLNRVNSNRNRLWALCNSYLEKGNAKKAQNILENNLGKVKYNYNKSKYDSRIKSYINYSLNQLIKEEKPTEIVMEQLDFVNWNNRYPKVVKRKLSRWIKGYIRQRLEYKCNLYSIAYTYINPAYTSKICNVCGSFGERIGDVFTCPKCKEIHADINASKNILNRKYDKDIDLYTNFKKVKEILENRLK is encoded by the coding sequence ATGATAATAAAAACTATAAAACAACATTCCTACAAATTAGATAGTGAAACATTTAAAGAATTATCCTTTATAGCTAACCAATATAAAAATGTGAGAAACTATGTTTACTCAAGATACAGTGGAATAAAAAGTATACTGTTACTTGCTAAAAATAGAGATATTAGAGATGAATGGGTTAAATTTGGGTTTGCGGAGCAATGGAAATTACCTGCAAGGTACTGGAAGCTTGCTTTATCAGAGGCTATAGGAAATATTAAATCTAAATGGAGTAATATTAAGCTAAAAGTTAAAATTCAGATTAAGAAAAATCTTAATTTATCTAATGGTGATAAGCATTATATTAACTATATTTTAAAGGCAAATGAGCTTTACTATAAAGTTTTAAATAATATAGAATTTGATATTCTAAAGATATTTCAAGATAAGAAGTTAAACTATAAATATCTAAATAGTCTTATTAAAAGATACACTAGAAGATATAAAGGGAAGATACCTTATTCATATAGGGGAACTACCTTTTCAGTAGATACAGGACTATATTCATATAAAGATGGATGTATAAACATAACCTCTACCAAGAAGGGTAAAAGGCTACCTATTAAGTTAACTGATAAAAATGTTTATGATAGAACTATGATAGTTAAATTATTTAAAGAAAAGGTAGAAATCCATTGTCCTTTAAAAATTAAGGCTAGAAAAAATAATAATAGTGAAAATGTAATTGGAATTGATAAAGGCTATAAATATTTATTTGCTGTATCAAGTGGGAAGTTTTATGGTGAAAAGTTAAATGAATTTCTAAGCATTGAAACTGAAAGATTAAATAGGGTTAATTCTAATAGAAATAGACTTTGGGCATTATGCAATAGTTACCTAGAAAAAGGAAATGCTAAAAAAGCTCAAAATATATTAGAAAATAATCTTGGAAAAGTAAAATACAATTATAATAAAAGTAAATATGATAGTAGGATAAAGTCTTATATAAACTACTCATTAAACCAGTTAATAAAAGAAGAAAAGCCAACTGAAATAGTTATGGAACAATTAGATTTTGTTAATTGGAATAATAGATATCCTAAAGTAGTTAAAAGAAAGTTATCTAGATGGATAAAGGGATATATAAGACAAAGACTTGAGTATAAATGTAATTTATATAGTATAGCTTACACATATATAAATCCAGCTTATACAAGTAAGATATGTAATGTATGTGGAAGTTTTGGAGAAAGAATAGGAGACGTATTTACTTGCCCTAAATGTAAAGAAATTCATGCCGATATAAATGCAAGCAAAAACATATTAAATAGAAAATATGATAAAGATATAGACTTGTATACTAACTTTAAGAAAGTAAAAGAAATTTTAGAAAATAGGTTAAAATAA
- a CDS encoding hemolysin family protein yields the protein MVVLINIIIVLLLVFMNAFFVATEFAVVKVRKSRIETLLLEGNKSAVHVLKVVKDLNAYLSACQLGITLASLGLGWVGEPAVSHMLTPVFKLFDIPESAVHSIAFVVGFAIITTFHIVLGELVPKSLAIISAEKISLYTAFPLIIFYKLTYPVMWAFNHSTELILRIFGLSQRDEHDTAYTDEEIKLLVEESYKHGLINQNELDFVDNVFNFSERTVKEIMVPRTDMKCIYIEDSFDEIIETTLNEQFTRYPVCREDKDNIIGFIHTKDLYRQKIQGNNANIEGIIREIKFVEESMLISELFNLFKKEKPQMAIIIDEYGGTFGLVTIEDILEELVGDIQDEFDEEDQEITKTQEGDYIVEGVVLLDDINELLEINIEEENIDTIGGWVYSQVNDYPEVNDKFTYGEYEFIVLECDSKRVSKVLIKKVSND from the coding sequence ATGGTTGTTTTGATTAATATTATTATTGTACTTTTACTTGTATTTATGAATGCCTTCTTCGTTGCTACGGAGTTTGCAGTTGTAAAGGTAAGAAAGTCTAGAATAGAAACATTATTATTAGAGGGGAACAAAAGTGCAGTACATGTTCTGAAGGTGGTAAAAGATCTTAATGCATATCTTTCAGCGTGTCAGTTAGGAATAACCTTAGCATCCCTTGGACTTGGTTGGGTAGGTGAGCCTGCTGTTTCTCATATGTTAACACCGGTTTTTAAGCTTTTTGATATTCCAGAAAGTGCTGTACATTCAATAGCATTTGTTGTAGGCTTTGCGATTATTACAACTTTTCATATTGTACTTGGGGAGCTTGTTCCAAAGTCTCTAGCGATTATAAGTGCAGAGAAGATATCTTTGTACACAGCATTTCCTTTAATTATATTTTATAAGTTAACCTATCCAGTAATGTGGGCTTTTAATCACAGTACTGAACTTATACTTAGAATATTTGGATTGTCTCAAAGAGACGAACATGATACAGCATATACAGATGAGGAAATAAAACTACTTGTTGAAGAAAGTTATAAGCATGGACTTATTAACCAAAATGAATTAGATTTTGTGGATAATGTGTTTAACTTTTCAGAGAGAACAGTTAAAGAAATAATGGTTCCTCGTACAGATATGAAGTGTATCTATATTGAGGACTCATTTGATGAGATTATAGAAACTACACTTAATGAGCAATTTACAAGATATCCTGTATGCAGAGAGGATAAGGATAACATTATAGGATTCATTCATACTAAGGATTTATATAGACAAAAAATCCAAGGGAATAACGCAAATATAGAGGGCATAATCCGTGAAATAAAGTTTGTAGAGGAATCAATGTTAATAAGTGAACTTTTTAATTTATTTAAAAAGGAAAAGCCTCAAATGGCTATAATCATTGATGAATATGGCGGAACATTTGGTCTTGTTACTATTGAGGATATTCTTGAGGAATTAGTTGGAGATATCCAAGATGAGTTTGATGAAGAAGATCAAGAAATAACAAAAACCCAAGAAGGTGACTATATTGTAGAGGGAGTAGTTCTTCTAGATGATATAAATGAACTCCTTGAAATTAATATTGAGGAAGAGAATATAGATACCATCGGAGGATGGGTTTATTCACAGGTTAATGACTATCCAGAGGTTAATGATAAGTTTACATATGGAGAATATGAGTTTATTGTACTTGAATGTGATAGTAAGAGAGTAAGCAAGGTTTTAATAAAAAAAGTATCCAATGACTAA
- a CDS encoding cation-translocating P-type ATPase encodes MEFFQKSFKETLEEFQVEPDKGLGEVQIRENREKHGSNEFSKGEKVTLLSKILEALKEPMIFILIIAALITIGMNVYKTFQGLHAEFTESIGILVAITLSVGITIIMEGRSEKAFETLNSINDDVKVKVLRNGIIQYVGKKDLVVGDIIKIETGDKIPADGRLIDSLQLKIDESMLTGESIAVSKNFNEVLEDPKTSLSQRINMVFSGTFVTYGQGTAIVTSVGDKTEMGSIANELKDTDSKSTPLQEKLDKLARSITTLGVIAAVLIFVYEIFKIYISNTLSFDTIQSAFMTSVALIVAAVPEGLPTIVAMTLALNIIKMARTNALVRKLIACETVGCINVICSDKTGTLTKNQMTVIDVYSNGEIVEPKNLKNSFMIENFTINSTADINIKDGNVKFIGNPTECSLLKAFSDTICSMNPSNCKNLAEVSCTCTEKCTPIAIGGENISYTDIRNSYNIAFQYPFSSDKKSMTTVVDETSAYKVYTKGSPEKIISLCNRIIINNRIEEFTDELKILVGDKITKLQQESKRILAFAHNIIDTSYSEWDKVQDEVESNMIFDGFVSIADPLRDDVFDAVKKCKKSGINLKMLTGDNIVTATSIAKQLDIVKKDSIIVEAQEIDEMPDEKLLEIIDRIVVIARSKPITKMRIVNLLKKHGNVVAVTGDGINDAPALKNADVGIAMGITGTEVSKEASDIILLDDSFSTIVKSVEWGRGIYENFQRFIQFQLTVNLVAVLTVFVCEILSLPLPFTTMQLLWVNLIMDGPPALSLGLESLRKHLMNQEPVKRSANIITKNMLSTIILNGTYIVIMMMLVIKGNILGASEAEHTSVIFTTFVMFQLFNAFNARELGNESVFTNLLKNKSMVIIMIATFALQVLITEFGGSLFKTAPLPLDMWMKVIAYSFSIVIFSEIIRLIKRLFKK; translated from the coding sequence ATGGAATTTTTTCAAAAGTCATTTAAAGAAACCCTAGAGGAGTTTCAAGTAGAGCCTGATAAGGGCCTAGGCGAAGTACAAATTAGGGAAAACCGTGAAAAACATGGTAGTAATGAATTTTCTAAGGGGGAGAAGGTTACTTTACTTAGTAAAATACTAGAAGCCCTAAAGGAGCCTATGATATTCATACTTATTATAGCTGCCTTAATAACTATAGGCATGAATGTTTATAAAACATTCCAAGGTCTACATGCAGAATTTACAGAAAGCATCGGTATACTAGTTGCTATCACTCTTTCTGTAGGTATCACAATAATAATGGAGGGCCGTTCTGAAAAGGCATTTGAAACCTTAAATAGCATTAACGATGATGTTAAGGTTAAGGTACTTAGAAACGGAATTATACAATATGTAGGTAAGAAGGACCTAGTTGTTGGTGATATTATCAAAATAGAAACTGGAGATAAGATTCCTGCTGATGGAAGACTTATAGATTCCCTTCAATTAAAAATAGATGAATCAATGCTAACTGGAGAAAGTATAGCTGTTAGTAAAAACTTTAATGAAGTTTTAGAAGATCCTAAAACTTCACTATCACAGCGTATAAACATGGTTTTTTCAGGTACATTTGTAACCTATGGTCAAGGAACTGCTATAGTAACCTCTGTTGGTGATAAAACAGAAATGGGAAGTATAGCAAACGAACTAAAGGATACAGATTCAAAATCTACACCACTACAAGAAAAGCTAGATAAGCTAGCAAGATCAATTACTACACTAGGTGTTATTGCAGCTGTATTAATCTTTGTATATGAGATATTCAAAATATATATAAGTAATACATTATCCTTTGACACTATACAAAGTGCATTTATGACAAGTGTTGCACTTATAGTTGCAGCGGTTCCAGAGGGACTTCCTACAATTGTTGCTATGACACTTGCACTTAATATTATAAAAATGGCTAGAACAAATGCACTAGTTAGAAAGCTTATTGCATGTGAAACAGTAGGATGTATTAATGTAATTTGTTCAGACAAAACAGGAACACTTACTAAGAATCAAATGACAGTTATAGATGTATATAGCAATGGTGAAATAGTAGAGCCTAAAAATCTTAAAAATAGTTTCATGATAGAAAACTTTACAATTAATAGTACAGCAGATATTAATATTAAGGATGGAAATGTAAAGTTCATAGGTAACCCTACAGAGTGCTCACTACTTAAGGCATTTAGTGATACAATCTGTTCAATGAATCCTAGTAATTGTAAGAATCTTGCTGAGGTGAGCTGTACATGCACTGAAAAATGTACACCTATAGCTATCGGAGGAGAAAACATTAGCTACACGGATATTAGAAATTCATATAACATTGCATTTCAATATCCTTTTAGTTCAGACAAGAAATCAATGACAACAGTTGTTGATGAAACCTCAGCATATAAAGTTTACACTAAGGGAAGTCCAGAAAAGATAATTTCCCTTTGCAATAGAATAATAATAAACAATAGAATAGAAGAATTTACAGATGAACTGAAAATCCTAGTTGGTGACAAAATAACAAAGCTTCAACAGGAATCAAAAAGAATACTTGCCTTTGCACATAATATAATTGATACATCCTACTCAGAGTGGGACAAAGTTCAAGATGAAGTTGAATCTAACATGATTTTTGATGGATTTGTTTCTATTGCAGACCCACTAAGAGATGATGTATTTGATGCAGTTAAAAAATGTAAAAAATCAGGAATAAACTTAAAGATGCTAACTGGAGACAACATAGTAACTGCTACGTCTATTGCTAAGCAGCTAGATATAGTTAAGAAAGATAGCATAATTGTAGAGGCACAGGAAATAGATGAAATGCCTGATGAAAAGCTTCTAGAAATTATAGACAGAATAGTTGTAATCGCAAGAAGTAAACCTATTACCAAAATGAGAATAGTAAACCTTCTTAAGAAACATGGAAATGTTGTTGCTGTAACAGGAGATGGTATAAACGATGCCCCTGCACTTAAAAACGCAGATGTAGGTATAGCAATGGGTATAACAGGTACTGAGGTTTCAAAGGAAGCCAGCGACATTATACTACTTGATGACTCCTTCTCAACAATTGTAAAGTCAGTTGAATGGGGCCGTGGAATATACGAGAACTTCCAAAGATTTATACAGTTCCAGCTAACAGTTAACCTTGTTGCTGTACTCACTGTATTTGTATGTGAAATTCTTTCCCTACCACTACCATTTACAACAATGCAGCTTCTATGGGTAAACCTAATTATGGATGGACCTCCTGCACTGTCACTTGGTCTTGAATCACTAAGAAAACATCTAATGAATCAGGAACCAGTAAAAAGAAGTGCAAATATAATAACTAAAAATATGTTATCTACTATAATATTAAATGGTACATATATTGTTATTATGATGATGCTTGTTATAAAGGGTAATATACTTGGGGCATCAGAGGCTGAGCATACTAGCGTAATATTTACTACATTTGTAATGTTCCAGCTATTTAACGCCTTTAATGCAAGAGAACTTGGAAATGAAAGTGTATTCACCAACCTACTTAAGAATAAATCAATGGTAATCATTATGATAGCAACCTTTGCTCTTCAAGTTCTTATAACAGAGTTTGGTGGAAGTCTATTCAAAACAGCACCACTACCACTTGATATGTGGATGAAAGTAATAGCATATTCATTCTCAATTGTAATATTCTCTGAAATAATAAGACTTATAAAAAGACTTTTCAAAAAATAA
- a CDS encoding metal-sensing transcriptional repressor, translated as MNEDRKKALQSLKTAKGQLEGIIKMIEDERYCIDISNQILASQSLLKKANLIILQRHLNHCVKEACKSNDSDEKIEEINKILEKILSK; from the coding sequence GTGAATGAAGATAGAAAAAAGGCTCTTCAATCATTAAAGACTGCAAAGGGGCAGCTTGAAGGAATTATTAAAATGATTGAGGACGAAAGATATTGTATAGATATCTCTAATCAAATATTAGCTTCACAATCATTACTAAAAAAAGCAAACTTAATAATACTACAAAGACATTTAAATCACTGTGTTAAAGAAGCTTGTAAAAGTAATGATAGTGACGAGAAGATAGAAGAAATCAACAAAATCTTAGAGAAGATTCTCTCTAAGTAG
- a CDS encoding heavy metal translocating P-type ATPase codes for MENKSFKIEGMTCSACANRVERVIKKLDGVEKASVNFATETLNVEFDKDKLNNTNIEEAVVKAGYGVKKNIKKYDFKVEGMTCSACANRVERVTKKLNGVESSVVNFATEKLTIAINEDELSWVDIKAAVEKAGYKLVKEEEIKEEKEVDPAKGLMRRFIISVVLTIPLLIISMGHMMGLHLPEVIDPMMNPLKFALVQLALTVPVMLVGYKFFKVGIKNLVTLSPNMDSLISIGTLAAFLYGVFAIYKIANGETEYAQHLYFESAAVILTLITLGKYLEALSKGRTSQAIKTLMGLAPKTATIIRDNKEITIPIEEVIVGDIVIVKPGEKLPVDGDVIEGETTIDESMLTGESIPSHKTVGSSVIGASINKTGFIKYQATKVGRDTALSQIVKLVEEAQGSKAPIAKLADVISSYFVPVVIGLAIIASVAWLIAGEGSIFALTIFIAVLVIACPCALGLATPTAIMVGTGKGAENGVLIKGGEALETTYKLDTIVFDKTGTITEGKPRVTDIITNSSSQDEVLLLAASAEKGSEHPLGEAIVREAEDKGLTLKEIGEFKAVPGHGIEVVIDGKNILLGNKKLMVDRSIDIEGLGEKSDALANEGKTPMYIAIDNKLEGIIAVADTVKPTSKKAIEALHKMGIKVAMITGDNKKTADAIAKQVGIDIVLAEVLPEDKANEVKKLQANGSKVGMVGDGINDAPALAMADIGIAIGSGTDVAIESADIVLMRSDLMDVISAIKLSRATIKNIKQNLFWAFGYNVLGIPVAMGLLHIFGGPLLNPMIAAGAMSLSSVSVLLNALRLKGFKA; via the coding sequence ATGGAAAACAAATCATTTAAAATCGAAGGAATGACATGTAGTGCCTGTGCCAACAGAGTTGAAAGAGTTATTAAGAAACTAGATGGTGTTGAAAAAGCCAGTGTTAACTTTGCAACTGAAACTCTAAATGTAGAGTTTGATAAGGATAAATTAAATAATACAAATATTGAAGAGGCAGTAGTAAAGGCAGGCTATGGAGTTAAGAAGAACATAAAGAAGTATGACTTTAAGGTTGAGGGTATGACTTGTAGCGCCTGTGCCAACAGAGTAGAAAGAGTTACGAAGAAGCTTAATGGAGTAGAAAGTTCAGTAGTAAATTTTGCTACAGAAAAGTTAACTATTGCTATTAATGAAGATGAACTTTCATGGGTTGATATAAAGGCAGCTGTAGAGAAGGCTGGATATAAGCTTGTTAAAGAGGAAGAAATCAAGGAAGAAAAGGAAGTAGACCCAGCAAAGGGACTTATGAGAAGATTTATAATCTCTGTGGTATTAACTATTCCACTACTAATAATAAGTATGGGTCATATGATGGGACTTCATCTTCCAGAAGTGATAGATCCTATGATGAATCCTTTAAAATTTGCTCTAGTGCAATTAGCATTAACAGTTCCAGTAATGCTTGTTGGGTATAAGTTCTTTAAGGTTGGAATTAAGAACCTAGTAACATTAAGTCCAAACATGGATTCGTTAATATCAATAGGAACTTTAGCAGCGTTTTTATATGGAGTTTTTGCTATATATAAGATAGCAAATGGTGAGACTGAATATGCTCAGCATTTATACTTTGAGTCAGCAGCTGTAATTCTTACACTAATAACTCTTGGTAAATACCTTGAAGCGCTTTCTAAGGGAAGAACATCACAGGCTATAAAGACTCTTATGGGTCTTGCGCCTAAAACAGCAACTATTATAAGAGATAATAAGGAAATAACAATTCCTATAGAGGAAGTTATAGTTGGTGACATTGTAATTGTGAAGCCTGGTGAGAAGCTACCTGTAGATGGAGATGTTATAGAAGGTGAAACTACTATTGATGAATCTATGCTTACAGGAGAGAGTATTCCGTCTCACAAGACAGTTGGAAGTAGTGTAATCGGTGCAAGTATTAATAAAACAGGATTTATCAAGTACCAAGCAACTAAGGTTGGTCGTGATACTGCATTATCTCAAATAGTAAAACTTGTTGAAGAAGCTCAAGGGTCAAAGGCACCTATAGCAAAACTTGCAGACGTTATATCATCATACTTTGTACCTGTAGTAATAGGTCTTGCAATAATCGCATCTGTAGCATGGCTTATTGCAGGTGAAGGTAGCATTTTTGCCTTGACTATATTTATAGCAGTTCTTGTTATTGCTTGTCCATGTGCACTAGGTCTTGCAACACCTACAGCAATAATGGTAGGTACAGGTAAAGGTGCAGAAAATGGAGTACTTATTAAAGGTGGAGAAGCACTTGAGACTACCTACAAGCTTGATACTATTGTTTTTGATAAAACAGGTACAATAACTGAAGGAAAGCCAAGGGTAACAGACATTATAACAAATTCAAGTTCACAGGATGAGGTATTACTTCTTGCTGCTAGTGCAGAAAAGGGTTCAGAACATCCACTAGGTGAGGCAATAGTTAGGGAAGCTGAGGATAAAGGACTTACATTAAAGGAAATTGGTGAATTTAAGGCTGTTCCAGGTCATGGAATAGAAGTTGTAATTGATGGGAAGAATATATTACTTGGAAATAAGAAGCTAATGGTAGATAGAAGTATAGATATAGAGGGACTTGGAGAGAAATCAGACGCGCTAGCTAATGAAGGAAAGACTCCTATGTATATAGCTATAGATAATAAATTAGAAGGAATAATAGCTGTTGCAGACACTGTTAAGCCAACTAGTAAAAAGGCAATCGAAGCCCTTCATAAAATGGGTATTAAGGTAGCTATGATTACAGGGGACAATAAGAAAACAGCAGATGCAATAGCAAAGCAAGTTGGAATAGATATAGTTCTTGCTGAGGTTCTACCAGAGGATAAGGCTAATGAAGTTAAAAAACTTCAAGCAAATGGTAGTAAGGTAGGTATGGTTGGAGACGGTATAAATGACGCTCCAGCACTTGCAATGGCGGACATCGGAATAGCAATAGGTTCAGGTACAGACGTTGCTATAGAATCCGCTGACATAGTTCTTATGAGAAGTGATTTGATGGATGTAATATCTGCAATTAAGCTAAGTCGTGCAACCATTAAGAATATAAAACAAAACCTATTTTGGGCATTTGGGTACAATGTACTTGGAATACCAGTAGCTATGGGTCTACTTCATATATTTGGAGGACCACTACTAAATCCTATGATAGCAGCTGGAGCTATGAGTTTAAGCTCAGTTTCAGTTCTACTAAATGCACTAAGACTTAAGGGATTTAAAGCCTAG